Proteins co-encoded in one Gopherus evgoodei ecotype Sinaloan lineage chromosome 4, rGopEvg1_v1.p, whole genome shotgun sequence genomic window:
- the SAAL1 gene encoding protein SAAL1 isoform X1 — MDRNPSPPSSDAEDEQAAGDSIGNTVYSRHWLFSILTKLIEVISPEKSDSNSNHEEVQTELDEEMENDICKMWDMSMDEDVALFLQEFNAPDIFMGVFAKSKCPRLIEICVGILGNMACFQDICMSISRDDNLGQMLLQHLCDSDSPTLLETSRLLLTCLSQAEVANIWVERIRENPSVYDCVCFIMSSSTNVELLVKVGEVVDKLFDLDEELMLNWIKNGSCQLVGQSTDDSPEERPDFKIVPCVLEAAKQVRSDNPEGLDVYMHILQLLTTVDEGIQAIVQSPDGGRETWTLLYGLVCHELCQPDDPPIIIQEQKSVLASILSVLSAMFASQIQQEYVKRRKNMPLIGSLIRILQNTEDCGKRSFDNAKKSQPEETEKSGTVEEDFHLKILKDICCELLSNMLQELTKENILEGLNQGHLNEQKCSCAFQNLLPLYFTSVESFLEALREADQTLADSLEKRFPSLRLQT; from the exons ATGGACCGGAATCCTTCACCCCCTTCTAGTGATGCTGAGGATGAGCAGGCTGCCGGGGATTCCATTGGGAACACAGTCTACAGCAGGCATTGGCTGTTCAGTATCCTTACAAAACTGATTGAG GTCATTAGCCCTGAAAAGAGTGATTCCAACTCGAACCACGAGGAAGTACAGACAGAGCTAGATGAAGAAATGGAGAAtgacatctgtaaaatgtgggacATGTCAATGGATGAG GATGTCGCATTATTTCTCCAAGAATTTAatgcccctgatatatttatggGAGTGTTTGCCAAGTCTAAGTGTCCTCGACTTATT GAAATCTGTGTGGGAATATTGGGTAATATGGCCTGTTTCCAAGACATATGCATGTCTATTAGCAGAGATGACAATCTTGG ACAAATGTTATTGCAGCATTTGTGTGATTCGGACTCTCCTACTCTGCTGGAAACAAGCAG GTTGTTGTTAACTTGCCTCTCCCAAGCTGAGGTGGCCAACATCTGGGTTGAAAGAATCCGAGAAAACCCATCCGTGTATGACTGTGTTTGTTTTATCATGTCAAGCTCTACAAATG TTGAACTGCTGGTTAAAGTGGGCGAGGTGGTGGACAAGCTCTTTGACCTGGATGAAGAACTAATGTTAAATTGGATTAAAAATGGCTCTTGTCAATTGGTGGGACAGTCTACAGATGATTCTCCAGAAGAACGTCCAGATTTTAAGATTGTACCTTGTGTACTTGAAGCAGCAAAACAAGTCCG cTCAGATAATCCAGAGGGGCTTGATGTTTATATGCACATCTTGCAGCTCCTAACCACAGTGGATGAGGGCATTCAGGCTATTG TGCAGTCTCCTGATGGAGGAAGAGAGACTTGGACTTTACTTTATGGTTTGGTTTGCCATGAACTTTGCCAGCCAGATGATCCACCGATCATCATTCAAGAGCAGAAGAGTGTTTTGGCCTCTATTTtgtctgtactgtctgccatgttTGCTTCACAGATACAACAGGAATATGTCAAGAGGAGAAAAA ATATGCCTCTGATTGGGAGCTTGATTCGAATCTTACAAAACACGGAGGACTGTGGGAAGAGATCTTTTGATAACGCAAAGAAATCTCAACCGGAGGAGACTGAGAAGTCGGGAACAGTTGAGGAAGACTTCCATCTGAAAATCTTGAAGGATATCTGTTGTGAATTGCTTTCCAATATGCTTCAAGAATTGACTAAG GAAAACATATTGGAGGGTTTGAACCAGGGGCATCtaaatgaacagaaatgttcctgtGCTTTTCAAAATCTTTTACCACTGTATTTCACTTCT GTGGAAAGTTTCCTGGAAGCACTGCGTGAGGCTGATCAGACGCTTGCTGACAGTCTAGAAAAACGTTTCCCAAGCCTGAGGCTCCAGACATAA
- the SAAL1 gene encoding protein SAAL1 isoform X2: MENDICKMWDMSMDEDVALFLQEFNAPDIFMGVFAKSKCPRLIEICVGILGNMACFQDICMSISRDDNLGQMLLQHLCDSDSPTLLETSRLLLTCLSQAEVANIWVERIRENPSVYDCVCFIMSSSTNVELLVKVGEVVDKLFDLDEELMLNWIKNGSCQLVGQSTDDSPEERPDFKIVPCVLEAAKQVRSDNPEGLDVYMHILQLLTTVDEGIQAIVQSPDGGRETWTLLYGLVCHELCQPDDPPIIIQEQKSVLASILSVLSAMFASQIQQEYVKRRKNMPLIGSLIRILQNTEDCGKRSFDNAKKSQPEETEKSGTVEEDFHLKILKDICCELLSNMLQELTKENILEGLNQGHLNEQKCSCAFQNLLPLYFTSVESFLEALREADQTLADSLEKRFPSLRLQT; this comes from the exons ATGGAGAAtgacatctgtaaaatgtgggacATGTCAATGGATGAG GATGTCGCATTATTTCTCCAAGAATTTAatgcccctgatatatttatggGAGTGTTTGCCAAGTCTAAGTGTCCTCGACTTATT GAAATCTGTGTGGGAATATTGGGTAATATGGCCTGTTTCCAAGACATATGCATGTCTATTAGCAGAGATGACAATCTTGG ACAAATGTTATTGCAGCATTTGTGTGATTCGGACTCTCCTACTCTGCTGGAAACAAGCAG GTTGTTGTTAACTTGCCTCTCCCAAGCTGAGGTGGCCAACATCTGGGTTGAAAGAATCCGAGAAAACCCATCCGTGTATGACTGTGTTTGTTTTATCATGTCAAGCTCTACAAATG TTGAACTGCTGGTTAAAGTGGGCGAGGTGGTGGACAAGCTCTTTGACCTGGATGAAGAACTAATGTTAAATTGGATTAAAAATGGCTCTTGTCAATTGGTGGGACAGTCTACAGATGATTCTCCAGAAGAACGTCCAGATTTTAAGATTGTACCTTGTGTACTTGAAGCAGCAAAACAAGTCCG cTCAGATAATCCAGAGGGGCTTGATGTTTATATGCACATCTTGCAGCTCCTAACCACAGTGGATGAGGGCATTCAGGCTATTG TGCAGTCTCCTGATGGAGGAAGAGAGACTTGGACTTTACTTTATGGTTTGGTTTGCCATGAACTTTGCCAGCCAGATGATCCACCGATCATCATTCAAGAGCAGAAGAGTGTTTTGGCCTCTATTTtgtctgtactgtctgccatgttTGCTTCACAGATACAACAGGAATATGTCAAGAGGAGAAAAA ATATGCCTCTGATTGGGAGCTTGATTCGAATCTTACAAAACACGGAGGACTGTGGGAAGAGATCTTTTGATAACGCAAAGAAATCTCAACCGGAGGAGACTGAGAAGTCGGGAACAGTTGAGGAAGACTTCCATCTGAAAATCTTGAAGGATATCTGTTGTGAATTGCTTTCCAATATGCTTCAAGAATTGACTAAG GAAAACATATTGGAGGGTTTGAACCAGGGGCATCtaaatgaacagaaatgttcctgtGCTTTTCAAAATCTTTTACCACTGTATTTCACTTCT GTGGAAAGTTTCCTGGAAGCACTGCGTGAGGCTGATCAGACGCTTGCTGACAGTCTAGAAAAACGTTTCCCAAGCCTGAGGCTCCAGACATAA
- the LOC115650487 gene encoding serum amyloid A-5 protein-like, producing the protein MKFYNCILLLSLVFCVSAQNWFTNAGAFLTDAYRGAGDMLRAYSDMREANYKNADKYFHARGNYDAAQRGPGGKWAAKVISDAREGWQDGISGRGAEDTHQDQEANEWGRSGKDPNHYRPKGLPSKY; encoded by the exons ATGAAGTTCTACAACTGCATATTGTTATTGTCCCTGGTATTCTGTGTCAGTGCGCAGAACTGGTTCACTAATGCTGGAGCATTCCTAACGGATGCTTATCGAG gtGCTGGGGATATGTTGCGTGCATACAGCGACATGCGGGAGGCAAATTATAAAAATGCAGATAAATATTTCCATGCTCGTGGGAATTATGATGCTGCCCAAAGAGGACCTGGTGGTAAATGGGCAGCGAAAGTTATTAG TGATGCTAGGGAAGGTTGGCAGGATGGCATTAGTGGCAGAGGAGCAGAAGACACACATCAAGACCAGGAAGCAAATGAATGGGGCAGAAGTGGAAAAGACCCAAACCACTACAGACCAAAGGGCCTTCCCTCGAAATACTAA